The Halomicrobium salinisoli genome contains a region encoding:
- a CDS encoding sugar phosphate isomerase/epimerase family protein, with protein MEIGLTVGGSIERLAATAEGFEFVELSVGESAYGPGDADDELRDALDASDAELCVHLPFDQVLATPVAQLNDAIVDYLAELLEWAGGVGARKAVLHATMRNPHDTDQRPTFADQLSAVAAAGDDAGVEVVVENVGHQARGLPLSVLGDIAEETGTAVCFDVGHAYMEGGDDAIDRFLGEHASRVSHLHVHDVRGRGDTHLPLGAGEVDYGIVAEHLSGFDGTAAVEVFTDDVPLLEDSARRVRDHLGNGA; from the coding sequence ATGGAGATCGGTCTCACGGTGGGCGGCTCGATCGAGCGGCTGGCGGCGACCGCGGAGGGGTTCGAGTTTGTCGAACTGTCGGTCGGGGAATCGGCGTACGGGCCCGGCGACGCGGACGACGAACTACGCGACGCGCTCGACGCCAGCGACGCGGAGCTGTGCGTCCACCTCCCGTTCGATCAGGTCCTCGCGACGCCGGTGGCACAGCTCAACGACGCGATCGTCGACTACCTCGCCGAACTGCTCGAGTGGGCGGGCGGGGTCGGCGCGCGGAAGGCGGTGCTTCACGCGACGATGCGGAACCCCCACGACACCGATCAGCGACCGACCTTCGCCGATCAGCTCTCGGCGGTCGCGGCCGCGGGCGACGACGCCGGCGTCGAGGTCGTCGTCGAGAACGTCGGCCACCAGGCCCGCGGGCTCCCGCTCTCGGTCCTCGGGGACATCGCCGAGGAGACGGGAACGGCCGTCTGCTTCGACGTCGGCCACGCCTACATGGAGGGCGGGGACGACGCGATCGATCGGTTCCTGGGAGAGCACGCCAGTCGGGTGTCGCACCTCCACGTCCACGACGTCCGGGGCCGCGGTGACACGCACCTCCCGCTCGGCGCGGGCGAGGTCGACTACGGAATCGTCGCCGAGCACCTGTCGGGCTTCGACGGGACCGCCGCCGTCGAGGTGTTCACCGACGACGTCCCGCTACTGGAGGACTCCGCCCGGCGGGTGCGGGACCACCTCGGGAACGGTGCCTGA
- a CDS encoding nucleotidyltransferase domain-containing protein: protein MPNGKESTTIALEYPFPEERVFRYQAMQDVLALLIEEPYQEFTVSQIAAMTEANQGSISKAIALLRELGPIQTRREGRKQYVSIDRDRLTKPDPVLSIPQAEFHKPVRAFVDGVREEIADLAGILLFGSVARGEADRASDIDLLVVVDDDRTRARRTVQTIVSDLEETKFDGNRYTFEALVESVDSARRIGDRLRRQFDGGITLVGSEALSALRKEVYTGGEQ from the coding sequence ATGCCCAATGGGAAAGAGTCCACTACGATCGCACTGGAGTATCCGTTTCCGGAGGAACGCGTCTTCCGGTATCAGGCGATGCAGGACGTTCTCGCTCTCTTGATCGAGGAACCGTATCAGGAATTCACCGTGAGTCAGATCGCAGCGATGACCGAGGCCAATCAGGGATCCATCTCGAAGGCGATCGCTCTTCTGCGAGAACTCGGGCCGATTCAGACTCGCCGGGAGGGACGAAAGCAGTACGTCAGTATCGACCGCGACCGGCTCACGAAACCCGATCCAGTGCTGTCTATCCCCCAGGCCGAGTTTCACAAACCGGTCCGGGCATTCGTCGACGGGGTTCGAGAGGAGATCGCGGACCTCGCCGGGATCCTCCTCTTCGGGAGTGTCGCCCGTGGCGAGGCAGACCGGGCGAGCGATATCGATCTCCTCGTCGTCGTCGACGACGATCGAACACGGGCACGTCGCACCGTCCAGACGATCGTGAGTGACCTCGAAGAGACGAAATTCGACGGTAACCGCTACACCTTCGAGGCGCTCGTCGAGTCGGTCGACAGCGCGAGACGGATCGGAGATCGACTGCGTCGGCAGTTCGACGGGGGGATCACCCTCGTCGGATCAGAGGCGCTGTCCGCCCTCCGCAAGGAGGTGTACACCGGTGGAGAACAGTGA